The Amycolatopsis mongoliensis genome includes a window with the following:
- a CDS encoding substrate-binding domain-containing protein produces the protein MISGVLMASCSSGKDTAAPQQQAPANGKITLYYLQKQGDQQYFVEQAQGAQEKAKELGVELKVVNLGQDANKAITELDAAVAQGANGVAIVVPDQAIGPQVIDKAKSAGIPLIASDDVIKDGTGAKAPFVGFNGSQMGDSVGTEAGKLFKAAGWTAADTKIISAYKQDLTVCTDRVTAAKSAFAKAAGADVQVIDVGTDNSPVDAQNRSGAVIGSNPGVKHWVVWGCNDENETGVVTALANSGVQANNIIGVGLGAYLDCKDWAAGKDTGNKSALYISGAEVGRSAIQVLVDKVKNGKELPAETIAKTTIVNKDNYKQAGVNCT, from the coding sequence TTGATTTCCGGTGTCCTGATGGCCTCGTGCTCCTCCGGAAAAGACACCGCCGCACCGCAGCAGCAGGCACCCGCCAACGGCAAGATCACCCTCTACTACCTGCAGAAACAGGGTGATCAGCAGTACTTCGTCGAGCAGGCCCAGGGGGCGCAGGAGAAGGCGAAGGAGCTCGGCGTCGAGCTCAAGGTCGTCAACCTCGGCCAGGACGCCAACAAGGCGATCACCGAACTGGACGCCGCGGTCGCGCAGGGCGCGAACGGCGTCGCCATCGTCGTCCCGGACCAGGCCATCGGCCCGCAGGTGATCGACAAGGCCAAGAGCGCGGGCATCCCGCTGATCGCCTCCGACGACGTCATCAAGGACGGCACCGGCGCGAAGGCCCCGTTCGTCGGCTTCAACGGCAGCCAGATGGGCGACTCGGTCGGCACCGAGGCCGGGAAGCTGTTCAAGGCCGCCGGCTGGACCGCCGCCGACACGAAGATCATCAGCGCCTACAAGCAGGACCTCACCGTCTGCACCGACCGCGTCACCGCGGCCAAGTCGGCCTTCGCCAAGGCCGCGGGCGCGGACGTCCAGGTGATCGACGTCGGCACCGACAACTCCCCCGTCGACGCGCAGAACCGCTCCGGCGCGGTGATCGGCTCCAACCCGGGCGTCAAGCACTGGGTCGTCTGGGGCTGCAACGACGAGAACGAGACCGGCGTCGTGACGGCGCTGGCCAACTCGGGCGTGCAGGCGAACAACATCATCGGCGTCGGGCTCGGCGCGTACCTCGACTGCAAGGACTGGGCGGCCGGCAAGGACACCGGCAACAAGTCCGCGCTCTACATCTCCGGCGCCGAGGTCGGCCGCTCGGCGATCCAGGTGCTGGTGGACAAGGTGAAGAACGGCAAGGAGCTGCCCGCGGAGACGATCGCGAAGACCACGATCGTCAACAAGGACAACTACAAGCAGGCCGGCGTCAACTGCACCTGA
- a CDS encoding CapA family protein, protein MTKLRVAALAGVAVLAAACSSSPPQSGPAPTPFPETSASPAAAPDGSFSVVATGDVLIHPALTEQAEADGGGKIDYRPLLAGVKPLISGADLGICHLETPLAPEGGPYSGYPSFSAPPEIADALKDTGYDTCSTASNHTIDQGADGVKRTLDKLDATGIKHTGSARSAAEAAKPLILDVHGVKVAQVSYAFGFNGIKVPAGKPWLANQIDVDDVLAAARKAREAGAQVVIASLHWGVEYQHDPTAEQRSQAKKLLASDDIDLIVGHHAHVVQPFEKIGGKWVAYGLGNSVARHSEPRGDTEEGAAARFRFVRDGDRWKVDKAEYIPTLIKLDAPIRLIDLSTSQPSAQVTKALSDTDKNILSLDADKSGLTRPGK, encoded by the coding sequence ATGACGAAGCTCCGTGTCGCCGCGCTCGCCGGTGTCGCCGTCCTGGCGGCCGCGTGCAGCAGCAGCCCGCCGCAGTCCGGCCCGGCGCCGACGCCGTTCCCGGAGACGTCTGCTTCGCCGGCAGCGGCCCCGGACGGCTCGTTCAGCGTCGTCGCGACCGGCGACGTCCTGATCCACCCGGCGCTGACCGAGCAGGCCGAGGCCGACGGCGGCGGGAAGATCGACTACCGGCCGTTGCTCGCCGGGGTCAAGCCGCTGATCTCCGGGGCCGACCTCGGGATCTGCCACCTCGAGACGCCGCTGGCACCGGAAGGCGGCCCGTACAGCGGGTACCCGTCGTTCAGCGCGCCGCCGGAGATCGCCGACGCGCTCAAGGACACCGGCTACGACACCTGCTCGACGGCGTCCAACCACACGATCGACCAGGGCGCCGACGGCGTGAAGCGGACCTTGGACAAGCTCGACGCCACCGGGATCAAGCACACCGGCTCGGCGCGGTCGGCCGCCGAAGCGGCGAAGCCGCTGATCCTCGACGTCCACGGCGTCAAGGTCGCGCAGGTGTCGTACGCCTTCGGGTTCAACGGAATCAAGGTGCCGGCCGGGAAGCCGTGGCTGGCCAACCAGATCGACGTCGACGACGTCCTGGCGGCGGCTCGCAAAGCCCGCGAGGCCGGCGCCCAGGTCGTGATCGCGAGCCTGCACTGGGGCGTCGAATACCAGCACGACCCGACGGCCGAGCAGCGCTCGCAGGCCAAGAAGCTCCTGGCGTCGGACGACATCGACCTGATCGTCGGCCACCACGCGCACGTGGTCCAGCCGTTCGAGAAGATCGGCGGCAAGTGGGTCGCCTACGGGCTCGGCAACAGCGTCGCCCGCCACTCCGAACCGCGCGGCGACACGGAAGAGGGCGCGGCGGCCCGCTTCCGCTTCGTCCGCGACGGCGACCGCTGGAAGGTCGACAAGGCCGAGTACATCCCGACGCTGATCAAGCTCGACGCCCCGATCCGCCTGATCGACTTGTCGACATCGCAGCCCTCGGCGCAGGTCACCAAGGCCCTGTCCGACACGGACAAGAACATCCTGAGCCTGGACGCGGACAAGTCCGGCCTCACCCGCCCCGGCAAGTAA
- a CDS encoding family 2 encapsulin nanocompartment cargo protein polyprenyl transferase encodes MTTMDSRTAARPLADVLAWSKGLVDPALRTAAERLPEAMRRIAGYHFGWEDAHGEPSSADGGKALRPALVLLCAEAAGGEPADAVLAAVAVELVHNFSLLHDDVMDGDTTRRHRPTAWTVFGTGAAVLAGDALLSVAFEQLSPEGAKLLSHGVLELLEGQAADLDFEQRDDVTPAECLRMAGGKTAALIGAACELGALLAGRPEEVPRFGEFGRSIGLAFQHVDDLLGIWGDPAETGKPVYSDLQNRKKSLPVVTALSSGTTAGAELATLYSGTDPLDDAELARAATLVDEAGGRQWSQAQAAALVAKGLRELAAVNPVPRPAAELASLARLITTRTH; translated from the coding sequence ATGACGACCATGGACTCCCGGACCGCCGCCCGTCCCCTCGCCGACGTGCTCGCGTGGAGCAAGGGCCTGGTCGACCCGGCGTTGCGCACGGCGGCCGAGCGGCTGCCCGAGGCGATGCGGCGGATCGCCGGCTACCACTTCGGCTGGGAAGACGCCCACGGCGAACCCTCTTCCGCCGACGGCGGCAAGGCGTTGCGCCCGGCGCTGGTGCTGCTGTGCGCGGAAGCCGCGGGCGGTGAGCCCGCGGACGCGGTGCTCGCCGCCGTCGCGGTCGAGCTGGTGCACAACTTCTCGTTGCTGCACGACGACGTCATGGACGGCGACACCACCCGGCGCCACCGGCCGACGGCGTGGACGGTCTTCGGCACCGGGGCGGCGGTGCTCGCCGGGGACGCGTTGCTGAGCGTGGCGTTCGAACAACTGTCACCCGAGGGCGCGAAACTGCTGTCCCACGGCGTCCTCGAGCTGCTGGAAGGCCAGGCCGCCGACCTGGACTTCGAGCAGCGCGACGACGTCACGCCGGCCGAGTGCCTCCGGATGGCGGGCGGCAAGACGGCCGCGCTGATCGGCGCGGCCTGCGAACTGGGGGCGCTGCTCGCCGGCCGGCCGGAGGAGGTGCCGCGGTTCGGCGAGTTCGGCCGGTCGATCGGGCTGGCGTTCCAGCACGTCGACGACCTGCTCGGCATCTGGGGCGACCCGGCGGAGACGGGCAAGCCGGTGTATTCGGACCTGCAGAACCGCAAGAAGTCGCTCCCGGTGGTGACGGCGCTGTCGTCCGGCACGACGGCGGGCGCGGAGCTGGCGACCCTGTACTCGGGCACCGACCCGCTCGACGACGCCGAGCTGGCCCGCGCGGCCACGCTCGTCGACGAGGCCGGCGGCCGCCAGTGGAGCCAGGCCCAGGCGGCCGCGCTGGTGGCGAAGGGACTGCGAGAGCTGGCGGCGGTGAACCCGGTCCCCCGCCCGGCCGCGGAACTGGCCTCCCTGGCCCGCCTGATCACCACCCGCACCCACTGA
- a CDS encoding bestrophin-like domain, which produces MNIFVAGGLWVAGAALVGGVIAYLVRRFGWDEGRPDNNDAAGQVFTIVGGLHAVLVAFVLISLFDSVGAASQDAQTEADSLVAATWAADALPAETKDRVQQLAVAYAQTVEQQEWPRLSDGGEIPVTGWTQLDQMRQAVAAAEVDGDWQIDRKTEASNQLWSVYQARTQRLNNAGGGGVGAVVWFALILGSLITAILLPNLFGGTRPAAHIIIVSTLAGTITLLLFAIYQLQNPFSGGARIPAEAFTGALERLA; this is translated from the coding sequence ATGAACATCTTCGTGGCCGGCGGTCTCTGGGTGGCCGGCGCGGCCCTCGTCGGGGGCGTGATCGCGTACCTGGTCCGCCGGTTCGGCTGGGACGAGGGACGGCCCGACAACAACGACGCGGCGGGCCAGGTGTTCACCATCGTCGGCGGCCTGCACGCGGTGCTGGTCGCGTTCGTGCTCATCTCGCTGTTCGACTCGGTCGGCGCCGCGAGCCAGGACGCGCAGACCGAGGCGGACAGCCTGGTCGCGGCGACCTGGGCGGCCGACGCGCTGCCCGCCGAGACGAAGGACCGCGTGCAGCAGCTCGCCGTCGCGTACGCGCAGACCGTCGAGCAGCAGGAATGGCCGCGGCTGAGCGACGGCGGCGAGATCCCCGTCACGGGCTGGACGCAGCTGGACCAGATGCGCCAGGCCGTCGCGGCCGCCGAAGTCGACGGCGACTGGCAGATCGACCGCAAGACCGAGGCGAGCAACCAGCTCTGGTCGGTCTACCAGGCCCGCACGCAGCGGCTGAACAACGCCGGTGGTGGCGGGGTCGGGGCGGTCGTCTGGTTCGCGCTGATCCTCGGCAGCCTGATCACCGCGATCCTGCTGCCCAACCTGTTCGGCGGCACGCGGCCGGCCGCGCACATCATCATCGTGTCCACCCTGGCCGGCACGATCACGTTGCTGCTGTTCGCGATCTACCAGCTGCAGAACCCCTTCAGCGGGGGCGCGAGGATCCCGGCGGAGGCCTTCACCGGCGCGCTGGAAAGGCTGGCTTGA
- a CDS encoding family 2B encapsulin nanocompartment shell protein — MTVTEEPTSQQLSLSVKAARTLSTTTKTLPQMRGITTRWLLSQLPWVDVPAGSYRVNRRLTYTLGDGKLSFYTTGTRVHVVPAELTELELLRDFNDEQALSALADAFEQREYEPGATITTAGQPLDTLILIAHGKVTRHGRGEYGDEITLGTATDGDHFGAELLAHEDARWSFTARAATRVIALVLPASAYARLNGRSESLRAHVADAISRPRKPQNAKGEASIDLAAGHDGEPMLSGTYVDYDPSPREYDLAVAQTVLRVHNRVADLYNNPLNQLEQQLRLTVEALRERQEHELVNNTEFGLLHNVDLKHRLTTRTGPPTPLDLDDLLCRRRKTKFFLAHPRAIAAFGRECTRAHLYPDTTALDGKRVLAWRGVPILPCDKIPITDTGATSILAMRTGENDAGVIGLRPKSLPDEYQPGLNVRFMGITDRAVTSYLISAYHSAAVLVPDALGVLDDVEIGRS, encoded by the coding sequence GTGACCGTGACGGAGGAACCGACGTCCCAGCAGCTGTCGCTGAGTGTCAAAGCCGCGCGGACGCTGAGCACGACGACCAAAACCCTGCCGCAGATGCGCGGCATCACCACCCGCTGGCTGCTCTCCCAGCTCCCCTGGGTCGACGTCCCCGCCGGCAGCTACCGCGTCAACCGCCGCCTCACCTACACCCTCGGCGACGGCAAACTCAGCTTCTACACCACCGGCACCCGCGTCCACGTCGTCCCCGCCGAACTCACCGAACTCGAACTCCTCCGTGACTTCAACGACGAACAGGCGCTGAGCGCGCTGGCCGACGCTTTCGAACAACGCGAATACGAACCCGGCGCCACCATCACCACAGCCGGCCAACCGCTCGACACCCTGATCCTCATCGCCCACGGCAAAGTCACCCGCCACGGCCGCGGCGAATACGGCGACGAAATCACCCTCGGCACCGCCACCGACGGCGACCACTTCGGCGCCGAACTCCTCGCCCACGAGGATGCGAGGTGGAGCTTCACCGCCCGCGCCGCCACCCGGGTGATCGCGCTCGTCCTACCCGCAAGCGCCTACGCGCGGCTCAACGGACGCTCCGAATCACTGCGCGCGCACGTCGCCGACGCCATCAGCCGGCCACGGAAGCCCCAGAACGCCAAAGGCGAAGCCAGCATCGACCTGGCGGCCGGGCACGACGGCGAACCGATGCTGTCCGGCACCTACGTCGACTACGACCCCTCACCCCGCGAATACGACCTCGCCGTGGCCCAAACCGTGCTGCGCGTGCACAACCGCGTAGCCGACCTCTACAACAACCCCCTCAACCAGCTCGAACAACAACTGCGGCTCACCGTCGAAGCACTGCGGGAACGGCAAGAACACGAACTGGTCAACAACACCGAATTCGGGCTGCTGCACAACGTCGACCTCAAACACCGCCTCACCACCCGCACCGGACCACCCACCCCACTCGACCTCGACGACCTGCTCTGCCGCCGCCGCAAGACCAAGTTCTTCCTCGCCCACCCCCGCGCCATCGCCGCGTTCGGCCGCGAATGCACCCGCGCGCACCTCTACCCCGACACCACCGCCCTCGACGGCAAACGCGTCCTGGCCTGGCGCGGCGTCCCGATCCTGCCGTGCGACAAGATCCCGATCACCGACACCGGCGCCACCTCGATCCTGGCCATGCGCACCGGCGAAAACGACGCCGGCGTCATCGGCCTGCGCCCCAAATCGCTACCGGACGAATACCAGCCCGGGCTCAACGTCCGGTTCATGGGCATCACCGACCGCGCCGTGACCTCCTACCTGATCAGCGCCTACCACTCTGCCGCCGTGCTGGTCCCGGACGCGCTCGGCGTGCTCGACGACGTCGAGATCGGACGCTCATGA
- a CDS encoding esterase-like activity of phytase family protein — translation MKRVTIALVAGVLALPLAAGPAVAHEHGPRAKDDHLRTRAGRTLTADVLGNDRATAVVRHTAAAHGSVEIGPGGTLRYTPAPGFTGRDSFTYTVSDAVRLYPTSLEPLATIGGVQVKGGAYGSALTPVPGEKNEFYGLTDRGPNVDAPGGGKIEPLPAFTPAIGKFRLRDGKAVLEKSIPLRAGDGTPYNGQVSPLADTGEKIVDLTGNVLPKSANGYDSEGLVAQKDGTFWVSDEYGPFITHFGRDGRAIERLSPFDGSLPAELKYRVPNKGMEGLAVTPDGRTLVGVMQSALQQPDLTKKPGNVTTLRIVTVDLRTRATHEYLYLLDDPDTTGTAVSEITALSATRFLVDERDGKMEPGAFKKLYEIDLTGATDVGPRAAGYDAAKGGLLVGGKSIDAYVGKDTTAEATTDLAAAGIEPVSKKLYLDLGALVTGLDPSGGFFGHDKVEGVATTDGGRTLVIGNDNDFGIDGVTNAAPPYALHPKTLPDGRQDDGEYLVVDTTRLPAVTSTATVTIDVR, via the coding sequence ATGAAGCGGGTAACAATCGCCCTGGTCGCCGGGGTACTGGCACTGCCACTGGCCGCCGGTCCGGCCGTCGCGCACGAGCACGGGCCGCGGGCGAAGGACGACCACCTCCGCACCCGGGCCGGGCGGACCCTGACCGCGGACGTGCTCGGCAACGACCGCGCCACCGCGGTCGTCCGGCACACCGCCGCCGCGCACGGGAGCGTCGAGATCGGCCCCGGCGGCACCCTCCGCTACACCCCCGCCCCCGGTTTCACCGGCCGGGACTCCTTCACCTACACCGTTTCCGACGCCGTGCGGCTCTACCCGACGTCCCTCGAACCGCTCGCCACCATCGGCGGCGTCCAGGTCAAGGGCGGCGCGTACGGCTCGGCGCTCACCCCCGTGCCCGGTGAGAAGAACGAGTTCTACGGTCTCACCGACCGCGGCCCGAACGTCGACGCGCCCGGGGGCGGCAAGATCGAGCCGCTGCCCGCGTTCACCCCCGCCATCGGGAAGTTCCGGCTCCGCGACGGCAAGGCCGTGCTGGAGAAGAGCATCCCGTTGCGCGCCGGGGACGGCACGCCCTACAACGGCCAGGTCAGCCCGCTCGCCGACACCGGCGAGAAGATCGTCGACCTGACCGGGAACGTCCTGCCGAAGTCGGCGAACGGCTACGACTCCGAAGGCCTGGTCGCCCAGAAGGACGGCACCTTCTGGGTCTCCGACGAGTACGGCCCCTTCATCACCCACTTCGGCCGCGACGGCCGCGCGATCGAGCGCCTCTCGCCGTTCGACGGCTCGCTGCCGGCCGAGTTGAAGTACCGCGTGCCGAACAAGGGCATGGAAGGCCTCGCGGTGACCCCGGACGGCCGGACGCTCGTCGGCGTCATGCAGTCGGCGCTGCAGCAGCCGGACCTGACGAAGAAGCCGGGCAACGTCACCACGCTGCGGATCGTCACCGTCGACCTGCGCACCCGCGCCACCCACGAGTACCTCTACCTGCTCGACGACCCGGACACGACCGGCACCGCGGTCAGCGAGATCACCGCGCTCTCGGCGACGCGTTTCCTGGTGGACGAGCGTGACGGCAAGATGGAGCCGGGCGCCTTCAAGAAGCTCTACGAGATCGACCTGACCGGCGCCACCGACGTAGGCCCGCGGGCCGCGGGGTACGACGCCGCCAAGGGCGGCCTGCTCGTCGGCGGGAAGAGCATCGACGCCTACGTCGGCAAGGACACCACGGCCGAGGCGACGACGGACCTCGCCGCCGCCGGGATCGAGCCGGTGAGCAAGAAGCTGTACCTGGACCTGGGCGCGCTCGTGACCGGGCTCGACCCGAGCGGCGGCTTCTTCGGGCACGACAAGGTCGAGGGCGTCGCGACCACCGACGGCGGCCGCACGCTCGTGATCGGCAACGACAACGACTTCGGCATCGACGGCGTGACGAACGCGGCCCCGCCGTACGCGCTGCACCCGAAGACGCTGCCGGACGGCCGCCAGGACGACGGCGAGTACCTCGTGGTCGACACGACGAGGCTCCCGGCGGTGACGAGCACCGCGACGGTCACGATCGACGTGCGGTAG
- a CDS encoding family 2B encapsulin nanocompartment shell protein: protein MTVTDPVDTDPAPLSLGRAAARTLATTTKSVPQMQGISSRWLLKTLPWVEVSGGAYRVNRRLSYSVGDGRVTFTTTGADVRVIPPELGELAPLRGYDDEDVLTELAARFTQHDYAPGDALVEFGSPADQVFLIAHGKITKIGTGAYGDQTVLGTLADGDHFGDTTLTHTDGIWEFTAKAVTTCTVLTLPRTAFDDVLTRSDTLQTHLDAYTAGGATARNDHGEAEISLASGHDGEPLLPGTFVDYDTHPREYELSVAQTVLRVHSRVADLYNQPMNQIEQQLRLTVEALRERQEHELINNTEFGLLHNADFAQRIPTRTGPPTPDDLDELLALVWKDPGFFLAHPKTIAAFGRECTKAGIYPDAVEFGGHHVPGWRGVPILPCNKIPVTGTRTSSILLMRTGEQAQGVVGLHQTGLPDEYQPGLNVRFMGVSEQAIMSYLVSAYYSAAVLVPDALAVLESAELGREG, encoded by the coding sequence GTGACCGTCACCGACCCGGTGGACACCGACCCGGCACCGCTGAGCCTCGGCCGGGCCGCGGCCCGCACCCTGGCCACCACGACCAAGTCGGTCCCCCAGATGCAGGGCATCTCCTCCCGCTGGCTGCTCAAAACCCTGCCCTGGGTCGAAGTCTCCGGCGGTGCCTACCGGGTCAACCGCCGCCTGTCCTACTCCGTCGGCGACGGCCGGGTCACCTTCACCACCACCGGCGCCGACGTCCGCGTCATCCCACCCGAACTCGGCGAACTCGCCCCGCTGCGCGGCTACGACGACGAAGACGTCCTCACCGAACTCGCCGCCCGCTTCACCCAGCACGACTACGCCCCCGGCGACGCCCTGGTCGAATTCGGCTCCCCCGCCGACCAGGTGTTCCTCATCGCCCACGGCAAAATCACCAAGATCGGCACCGGCGCCTACGGCGACCAGACCGTCCTGGGCACCCTCGCCGACGGCGACCACTTCGGCGACACCACCCTCACCCACACCGACGGGATCTGGGAGTTCACCGCCAAAGCCGTCACCACCTGCACCGTCCTGACCCTCCCCCGCACCGCCTTCGACGACGTCCTGACCCGCTCCGACACCCTCCAAACCCACCTCGACGCCTACACCGCCGGCGGCGCCACCGCCCGCAACGACCACGGCGAAGCCGAAATCTCCCTCGCCTCCGGCCACGACGGGGAACCACTGCTGCCGGGCACCTTCGTCGACTACGACACCCACCCCCGCGAATACGAACTCTCGGTCGCCCAGACCGTGCTGCGGGTGCACTCCCGCGTGGCGGACCTCTACAACCAGCCGATGAACCAGATCGAGCAGCAACTGCGGCTCACGGTCGAGGCGTTGCGGGAACGCCAGGAACACGAACTGATCAACAACACCGAATTCGGGTTGCTGCACAACGCCGACTTCGCCCAGCGCATCCCCACCCGCACCGGTCCCCCGACCCCGGACGATCTGGATGAGTTGCTGGCGTTGGTGTGGAAGGACCCGGGGTTCTTCCTCGCCCACCCCAAGACGATCGCGGCGTTCGGGCGGGAATGCACCAAGGCCGGGATCTACCCGGACGCGGTCGAGTTCGGCGGGCACCACGTGCCGGGGTGGCGGGGGGTGCCGATCCTGCCGTGCAACAAGATCCCCGTCACCGGGACCCGGACCAGCTCGATCCTGCTGATGCGCACCGGGGAACAGGCCCAAGGCGTGGTGGGGTTGCACCAGACCGGGTTGCCGGATGAGTACCAGCCGGGGTTGAACGTGCGGTTCATGGGCGTGTCGGAGCAGGCGATCATGTCGTATCTGGTGTCGGCCTACTACTCCGCCGCCGTGCTGGTGCCCGACGCACTCGCCGTGCTGGAAAGCGCCGAACTCGGCCGGGAAGGCTGA
- a CDS encoding DUF6923 family protein gives MTGGRARWAAMLGVAAAVSALLAATGWLAPGPSRGPAAQDPASCTILQAENERDGAPTTLRLLSLPDGATKRLTQAGYWINAMGYSAAQDVVYGVADGTRRGRYDHGSHAVRIDASGSVTDLGVVGRAGARRPVWSLVTGATAGAIAGNRWYVRQDSDLYTVDVDPASADYLRVVHRTALRPVSLAVGVDDFAYDSSSGLLLGVSTTSRGDSSVVSLDPSTGEVAVVPGLRFPRGGAYGSVVLGPEAIYATANRDGRRSVTYRLLRDGSGPAVEVSTGPALVSGDAAGCFAEAAPPPITVSESPAPTPSSTTSPPPPSPTATTPTTPTTPAPEPPPPSRPPPVEQPAAVAPAPTPPPVVTPTPKPRAEEPTAPPSKHRVQPTEKPQPVVEGTAVKTKEKRRWGLTALILVLGGGAAVGHVRRHR, from the coding sequence TTGACCGGCGGGCGGGCCCGCTGGGCGGCGATGCTCGGCGTGGCCGCGGCGGTCTCGGCTCTGCTGGCGGCGACGGGCTGGCTCGCGCCCGGGCCGTCCCGCGGCCCGGCGGCCCAGGACCCGGCGTCCTGCACGATCCTGCAGGCGGAGAACGAACGCGACGGCGCACCGACGACGCTGCGGCTGCTGTCCCTGCCCGACGGCGCGACGAAACGCCTGACGCAGGCGGGGTACTGGATCAACGCGATGGGGTATTCGGCCGCGCAGGACGTGGTGTACGGCGTCGCCGACGGAACGCGCCGCGGCCGGTACGACCACGGTTCGCACGCGGTGCGGATCGACGCGTCGGGGTCGGTGACGGACCTCGGCGTGGTCGGCCGGGCGGGCGCGCGGCGTCCGGTGTGGAGCTTGGTCACGGGCGCGACGGCGGGTGCGATCGCCGGGAACCGCTGGTACGTGCGGCAGGACAGCGATCTGTACACAGTGGACGTCGACCCGGCTTCGGCGGACTACCTGCGCGTGGTGCACCGGACGGCGCTGCGGCCGGTGTCGCTCGCGGTGGGGGTGGACGACTTCGCGTACGACTCGTCGTCCGGCCTGCTGCTCGGGGTGTCGACGACTTCGCGCGGGGACAGTTCGGTGGTGAGCCTCGACCCGTCGACGGGGGAGGTCGCGGTGGTGCCCGGACTGCGGTTCCCGCGAGGGGGTGCGTACGGGTCGGTGGTGCTCGGTCCGGAAGCGATCTACGCGACGGCCAACCGGGACGGGCGCCGGAGTGTGACGTACCGGCTGCTCCGGGACGGTTCGGGTCCGGCGGTCGAGGTGTCGACCGGACCGGCGCTGGTGAGCGGGGACGCGGCCGGGTGTTTCGCCGAGGCCGCACCGCCGCCCATAACTGTCTCGGAGTCACCCGCTCCCACGCCTTCTTCGACGACTTCGCCGCCGCCTCCCTCGCCGACCGCGACGACACCCACGACACCGACCACGCCGGCGCCGGAGCCACCGCCGCCGTCGCGGCCGCCCCCGGTGGAGCAGCCGGCGGCGGTGGCTCCCGCACCCACCCCGCCCCCGGTGGTCACGCCGACGCCGAAGCCGAGGGCGGAGGAGCCCACGGCGCCCCCGTCGAAGCATCGCGTGCAGCCGACGGAGAAACCGCAACCGGTGGTCGAGGGCACGGCGGTGAAGACGAAGGAGAAACGCCGCTGGGGCCTGACGGCGCTGATCCTGGTGCTGGGCGGCGGGGCAGCGGTGGGCCACGTCCGCCGGCACCGCTGA
- a CDS encoding autoinducer 2 ABC transporter substrate-binding protein, translating into MRGPTKTSRLVATLLLGAALALGGCSAQLGSAPAPGPTRIVFVPKVADIPYFQAMNNGGLEAAKQLGVQWSTIGPKTVDPADQVTIMRDLIAKKVDVIVVAPNDPAALAPEIAEARAKGIHVLTSDTDAPGTQREVFVNQASAEGIGTALTDALMKRTGGAGKYAIVSCGPAAANLNTWISVQKAYTASHYPKAQVVETVYAGEDQDNATNLAKELMARHPDLTGLVGECTTSAPGVAKAVREQQKIGQVFTVGVGTPQSIKPFLLDGSCSQSVLWNVESLGWLTAWTAKQVADGKPLQAVNKVSLELPAVRYDAASKTVLLGDPLLITADNVDQFKY; encoded by the coding sequence ATGCGAGGGCCGACGAAGACGTCCCGGCTGGTCGCGACGCTGCTGCTGGGCGCGGCGCTCGCGCTCGGGGGGTGCTCGGCACAGCTGGGCAGCGCCCCCGCGCCGGGGCCGACGCGGATCGTGTTCGTGCCCAAGGTCGCCGACATCCCGTACTTCCAGGCGATGAACAACGGTGGCCTCGAAGCGGCGAAGCAGCTGGGCGTGCAGTGGTCCACGATCGGCCCGAAGACCGTCGACCCCGCCGACCAGGTCACCATCATGCGCGACCTGATCGCGAAGAAGGTCGACGTCATCGTCGTCGCGCCGAACGACCCGGCGGCACTCGCGCCGGAGATCGCCGAGGCGCGGGCGAAGGGCATCCACGTGCTCACCTCGGACACCGACGCGCCCGGCACGCAGCGCGAGGTGTTCGTCAACCAGGCCAGCGCCGAGGGCATCGGCACCGCCCTGACCGACGCGCTGATGAAGCGGACCGGCGGCGCCGGCAAGTACGCGATCGTCTCGTGCGGCCCGGCCGCGGCGAACCTCAACACCTGGATCTCGGTCCAGAAGGCGTACACGGCCTCGCACTACCCGAAGGCGCAGGTCGTCGAGACCGTGTACGCGGGCGAAGACCAGGACAACGCGACGAACCTGGCCAAGGAGCTGATGGCCCGCCACCCGGACCTCACCGGCCTGGTCGGCGAGTGCACGACGTCCGCGCCCGGCGTCGCGAAGGCGGTGCGCGAGCAGCAGAAGATCGGCCAGGTGTTCACCGTCGGCGTCGGGACGCCGCAGTCGATCAAGCCGTTCCTGCTCGACGGTTCGTGCTCGCAGTCGGTGCTGTGGAACGTCGAGTCGCTCGGCTGGCTGACCGCGTGGACGGCCAAGCAGGTCGCCGACGGCAAGCCGCTCCAGGCCGTCAACAAGGTGAGCCTGGAGTTGCCGGCGGTGCGGTACGACGCCGCGTCGAAGACCGTCCTGCTGGGCGATCCGCTGCTCATCACCGCCGACAACGTCGACCAGTTCAAGTACTGA